The DNA region CTTGTTGAGCATTTTTATTTGTTAAAAGATATGTAACAGCAGCTCCAATTAAAGCTCCTTTAATAAAATCACCATTGTTAAATCCACTTTTTATAGGAGTTACTGGATTTGTTTGATTCATTTGAGCCATTTGACTTATTGGATTCATTTGAGAATCTAAAGGATTATTTACAGTTTGGTTTATATATGGATTTTGATTACTATTCATATTTTGAACATTTGAAACTCTTGTATTTTCAATATTTGTATCATAATTATTATTTTGCATTATTCACCTTCACTTATTAAATCTGTAGCGTTATTTTCATTATTTTCAATTGGAGTATAATTAGCTCCTAATTTATCATCTATTAATTCAACAGCATAAATACCACTCATACCTATTGAAAGGGCTGTTAAAGCTTTTAAAAACCCACCTTTTTGCCCTAGATAATTTGTAGTAGCAATAGCAGTACCTGTTGCTATTGCTCCTTGAGAAGTTCTTTTTACTGTAT from Poseidonibacter antarcticus includes:
- a CDS encoding YtxH domain-containing protein translates to MQNNNYDTNIENTRVSNVQNMNSNQNPYINQTVNNPLDSQMNPISQMAQMNQTNPVTPIKSGFNNGDFIKGALIGAAVTYLLTNKNAQQGIMKAASKGSEFFQAGMEELKERYEDARAQMEANQQ